A stretch of Fusarium poae strain DAOMC 252244 chromosome 2, whole genome shotgun sequence DNA encodes these proteins:
- a CDS encoding hypothetical protein (SECRETED:SignalP(1-19)~CAZy:GH31), with protein MFFKKLLTSAAALTGTALAQSKAGVEDLDKPRRDLFEKDLSKCPGYKATKHWETSSGFYADLSLAGEACDVFGVDLPELKLEVEYQTEDRLHVKILDTNNTVYQVPDDVFPRPGLGQWASPKNSKLKFDFKADPFSFTVSRRDTDEVLFDTSGSDLVFESQYLYLKTKLPNHPHLYGLGEHSDPFMLNSTNYTRTIYTRDSYGTPKGQNLYGAHPIYFDHREKGTHGVFLLNSNGMDIFIDKKNDQQFLEYNIIGGVLDFYFVAGPSPRDVAKQYAEIATLPLMTPYWGLGFHQCRYGYRDVYEVAAVVANYSAAGIPLETMWTDIDYMDRRRIFTIDPERFPADKYKDLVDTIHARDQKYIVMVDPAVYDMESNPALDSGLDYDTFMKEPNGSDYRGVVWAGPSVFPDWFNPNSQKYWNELFVNFFDGENGPDIDGLWIDMNEPANFFNRPYPGNNTTPEKFAEIDGDPPKPPPVRDGPPAPIPGFPDSLQPAASRLNTRGSGSIAQAIIRKRSVAVRTTSHSRGVGQWSIKKHWGQNKYGRPGSSWQSGKKTGSGCGPDECKGLPNRDLIQPPYMIQNGAGPTLADGTTDTDLVQSGDYLQYDTHNLYGAQMSTHSHNAMRARRPDKRALVITRSTFAGSGKDVSHWLGDNLSIWDQYRFSIGQLLQFASIYQIPVVGADVCGFGGNVTETLCARWATLGSFYTFFRNHNEISAASQEFYRWPKVAEAARTGIAIRYKLLDYIYTAIYKQNQTGTPTLNPLFFNYPNDKNTYSIDLQFFYGDGILVSPVTKENSTELEYYLPDDIFYEWSTGKPVRGTGSYESAEVELTDIMVHYKGGIIYPQRVESANTTTALRKKGFNLVIAPGLNGKASGSLYLDDGESVVPDAVSEIDFTYTKGKLRMSGSFEYDAGVKIETITILGVEKQPKGTDHAEYDPENKKLIFMADVPLTKKCYVDLF; from the coding sequence AtgttcttcaagaagctgcTCACTTCCGCTGCAGCCCTCACAGGCACTGCGCTCGCCCAGAGCAAGGCAGGTGTCGAGGACCTCGACAAGCCCCGCAGAGACCTCTTCGAAAAAGACCTCTCCAAGTGTCCCGGTTACAAAGCCACAAAGCACTGGGAGACCTCATCTGGTTTTTACGCTGACCTTTCCCTCGCGGGTGAGGCTTGCGACGTCTTTGGAGTCGATCTGCCCGAGCTGAAGCTTGAGGTTGAATATCAGACTGAAGACCGACTACAcgtcaagatcttggatACAAACAACACTGTCTACCAAGTCCCAGATGACGTTTTCCCCCGTCCTGGGCTTGGACAGTGGGCTTCACCTAAAAACTCCAAGCTCAAATTTGACTTCAAGGCGGATCCCTTCTCCTTCACTGTTTCCAGGAGGGATACCGATGAAGTGCTTTTTGATACATCGGGCAGCGATCTTGTATTTGAGAGTCAGTACCTCTATCTCAAGACTAAGCTTCCCAATCACCCTCATCTCTACGGTCTGGGCGAGCACAGCGATCCTTTTATGCTGAACTCGACCAACTACACCCGCACTATCTACACCCGCGACTCATACGGTACACCCAAAGGCCAGAACCTCTATGGAGCTCATCCCATCTACTTCGATCATCGGGAGAAGGGCACCCACGGTGTTTTTCTTCTCAACTCCAACGGCATGGATATTTTCATCGACAAGAAGAATGACCAGCAGTTCTTGGAGTACAACATCattggtggtgttctcgaCTTTTACTTTGTTGCTGGACCCTCGCCTCGTGATGTTGCAAAGCAGTACGCCGAGATTGCAACTCTGCCCCTCATGACGCCTTACTGGGGTCTTGGTTTCCACCAGTGCCGCTACGGCTATCGCGATGTTTATgaggttgctgctgttgtagCCAACTATTCCGCTGCCGGTATCCCGCTCGAGACTATGTGGACAGATATTGACTACATGGACCGTCGACGCATCTTCACCATTGATCCTGAGCGCTTCCCTGCAGACAAGTATAAGGACCTTGTTGACACCATTCATGCACGAGATCAGAAGTACATAGTCATGGTTGATCCAGCCGTCTATGACATGGAATCCAACCCCGCCCTTGACTCTGGTCTCGATTACGACACTTTCATGAAAGAGCCCAACGGCTCAGACTACCGAGGTGTTGTGTGGGCTGGACCCAGCGTCTTCCCTGACTGGTTTAACCCCAACTCACAAAAGTATTGGAACGAGCTCTTTGTCAATTTCTTTGATGGCGAGAATGGTCCTGATATCGATGGTCTCTGGATTGATATGAATGAACCTGCCAACTTCTTCAACCGTCCTTACCCTGGCAACAACACCACTCCTGAGAAGTTCGCAGAAATTGATGGTGACCCGCCCAAACCCCCTCCTGTTCGTGATGGCCCTCCTGCTCCTATTCCTGGTTTCCCCGACAGTCTCCAGCCCGCAGCTTCTCGCCTTAACACACGTGGGTCTGGTTCCATCGCCCAGGCTATTATCCGCAAGCGCTCCGTGGCTGTCCGCACAACATCCCACAGTCGTGGTGTAGGGCAGTGGTCTATCAAGAAGCACTGGGGCCAGAACAAGTATGGTCGTCCTGGCTCCAGCTGGCAAAGCGGCAAGAAGACTGGATCTGGCTGTGGTCCGGATGAGTGCAAGGGCCTTCCCAACCGAGACCTCATCCAGCCTCCATACATGATCCAGAACGGCGCTGGACCTACACTCGCTGACGGCACTACCGATACCGATCTTGTGCAGAGCGGAGATTATCTCCAGTATGATACACACAACTTGTACGGCGCTCAGATGTCAACACACTCACACAATGCCATGCGTGCTCGACGTCCCGATAAGCGCGCTCTCGTTATCACGCGGAGCACCTTTGCTGGCTCGGGCAAGGATGTTTCTCACTGGCTTGGAGACAACCTTTCGATCTGGGACCAGTATCGCTTCAGCATTGGTCAGCTTCTTCAATTCGCGTCCATCTATCAGATTCCTGTCGTTGGTGCCGACGTCTGCGGTTTCGGCGGTAACGTCACCGAGACTCTTTGCGCTAGATGGGCTACGCTTGGAAGCTTTTACACCTTCTTCCGTAACCACAACGAGATCAGCGCTGCATCCCAGGAATTTTACCGTTGGCCCAAGGTCGCCGAGGCAGCCCGCACTGGTATCGCCATTCGTTACAAGCTCCTCGATTACATCTACACTGCTATTTACAAGCAGAATCAGACAGGCACCCCCACTCTTAACCCTCTGTTCTTCAACTACCCCAACGACAAGAACACATACTCTATCGATCTTCAGTTCTTTTACGGTGATGGCATCCTCGTTAGCCCTGTCACAAAGGAGAACAGCACTGAGTTGGAGTACTACCTCCCTGATGACATTTTCTACGAGTGGTCTACCGGAAAGCCTGTCCGTGGTACTGGTTCATACGAGTCTGCAGAAGTTGAACTCACTGACATCATGGTCCACTACAAGGGTGGTATCATCTATCCCCAGCGCGTTGAAAGTGCCAACACTACCACCGCTCTCCGCAAGAAGGGTTTCAATCTGGTCATCGCACCTGGTCTGAACGGCAAAGCCTCTGGATCTTTGTACCTTGACGATGGCGAGTCTGTCGTTCCAGACGCCGTGTCCGAGATTGACTTCACTTACACTAAGGGTAAGCTGAGAATGAGTGGAAGCTTTGAGTACGATGCCGGTGTCAAGATCGAGACGATCACCATTCTTggtgtcgagaagcagcctAAGGGGACGGATCATGCAGAGTATGACCCTGAGAATAAGAAGTTGATCTTCATGGCGGATGTACCTTTGACGAAGAAGTGTTATGTGGATCTCTTCTGA
- a CDS encoding hypothetical protein (TransMembrane:7 (o32-50i71-98o110-134i146-167o190-216i228-248o268-285i)), with protein sequence MPYPVTNGVTTFLPPPEGYVVDFDNPQKQDAIEHYLVFAILGPFAFLFLLQRLYTKYFILGSLKIDDALIVVAWICSLVMQSVQIWSISIGGLCHHAWEMPIEVFEKHMLSSYIAAPVFIICNGCSKTSLLTFYLQISPQVWFRRVIFGTITFVVLYTLIISTLLLFGCNPIQTAWDPFRFASGKCADNAVVYIIIAVVNIISDLILFVIPIPMIIQLKMPLGQKIGVGIMFGIATITVATSIIRMIYLPALLGALDIPWVAAPANVWSIAEANLFIVCGSMPTLRKFFKRIAPKWMGSSPTPEEAVVIESVSDQSSRFGLDKTKKKKHTGYSQFDTLELGNYPETVSQETQVVAVKSDEGELGNVLYNTSEEAILQQSAIAYTKSFESWLFAKYTSSFAYQEMTPCDDDFLFDANHRHDEGND encoded by the exons ATGCCTTACCCAGTGACGAACGGCGTCACAACCTTTTTACCGCCGCCTGAAGGTTATGTGGTAGATTTTGACAACCCTCAGAAGCAAGATGCCATCGAACATTATCTCGTATTCGCCATTCTAGGACCATTTGCCTTCTTGTTTCTGTTGCAGAGACTCTATACGAAGTACTTTATTCTGGGAAGCTTGAAGATCGATGATG CTCTGATTGTAGTTGCTTGG ATCTGCTCGCTTGTCATGCAGTCGGTTCAGATAT GGTCCATCTCCATCGGAGGTCTTTGCCATCACGCATGGGAAATGCCAATAGAAGTATTTGAGAAGCATATGCTC AGCTCGTACATCGCTGCGCccgtcttcatcatctgcaATGGCTGCAGCAAAACGTCTTTGTTGACATTTTACCTCCAAATATCGCCACAAGTGTGGTTCCGTCGAGTCATCTTTGGAACCATCACCTTTGTCGTTCTTTACACTCTTATTATCTCTACGCTGCTCCTTTTTGGCTGCAACCCTATTCAAACAGCCTGGGATCCGTTCCGATTTGCGAGTGGAAAGTGTGCCGACAATGCTGTTGTCtacatcatcatcgctgtgGTCAACATTATCTCCGATCTTATCCTTTTTGTCATTCCCATACCCATGATTATTCAACTGAAGATGCCTTTGGGACAAAAGATTGGAGTGGGCATTATGTTTGGCATCGCCACCAT AACAGTCGCAACGTCAATCATTCGAATGATCTACCTCCCCGCCCTTCTCGGAGCACTCGACATCCCCTGGGTTGCTGCCCCCGCCAACGTCTGGTCCATCGCTGAAGCTAATCTCTTCATCGTTTGTGGCTCAATGCCTACACTACGCAAGTTCTTCAAGCGTATTGCACCAAAGTGGATGGGCTCCTCACCTACACCTGAAGAAGCTGTTGTGATTGAGTCTGTATCAGATCAGTCTTCTCGATTTGGATTAGacaagacgaagaagaaaaagcatACAGGATATTCGCAATTTGATACGTTGGAGTTGGGAAACTATCCTGAGACTGTCAGTCAGGAAACGCAAGTGGTCGCTGTTAAGAGCGACGAAGGGGAGTTGGGGAATGTTTTATATAACACGAGTGAGGAGGCGATTCTACAGCAGAGCGCGATTGCATACACGAAGTCGTTTGAG TCATGGCTTTTTGCAAAGTatacttcttcttttgcATATCAAGAAATGACCCCCTGTGACGATGACTTCCTCTTTGACGCAAATCACCGACACGACGAGGGCAACGACTAG
- a CDS encoding hypothetical protein (SECRETED:SignalP(1-20)) — protein sequence MVQITSFLTLAVGLVGTTLASSSNTGLLQMLTYVKRHPNMTRAEFWEYWDTQHAPKVIPLATNFGISRYQQIRVGGKIVPTDAGASAPTSNKLVEFDGIAMFLYESADDLTAMLAHPYYIDIVEPDEHVFIDKSAYGNGMVATYIGEHIEVVDDERSVWVGDKKTRNKYQKLFKSYR from the exons ATGGTCCAAATCACGTCATTTCTCACTCTCGCTGTTGGTCTTGTTGGAACAACACTGGCTTCGTCCTCGAACACAGGGCTGTTGCAGATGTTGACATACGTTAAGCGTCATCCCAACATGACCCGTGCTGAGTTTTGGGAGTACTGGGATACTCAACATGCACCCAAGGTTATTCCTCTTGCAACCAACTTTGGGATATCCCGCTACCAACAG ATCCGAGTTGGTGGAAAGATTGTCCCCACCGACGCCGGCGCCTCAGCACCGACTTCAAACAAACTTGTCGAATTTGATGGGATTGCCATGTTCCTCTATGAGTCAGCTGACGATCTAACTGCCATGTTGGCGCACCCTTACTACATCGACATTGTTGAACCTGACGAGCACGTCTTCATCGATAAGTCTGCTTATGGTAATGGAATGGTCGCTACGTACATCGGAGAACATATTGAGGTGGTGGACGACGAGCGAAGTGTTTGGGTGGGTGACAAGAAAACTCGCAACAAGTATCAGAAGCTTTTCAAATCGTACCGATAA
- a CDS encoding hypothetical protein (TransMembrane:3 (o33-54i66-85o97-114i)), with translation MAQLPIWGYSVSFGIFQEYYSRPSSPISRESSGTIATIGALQQGVMYLMMPFAFMVLTKYPRLRQYCGPLGLLITTASLTASAFVDTVGGLIATQGALYSIGCGLLFSPISHYMNEWFVERKGMALGVMWAGKSATGMNIFFLDPQIGD, from the exons ATGGCCCAG TTACCAATCTGGGGCTACTCAGTCTCATTCGGTATCTTTCAGGAATATTACTCTCGTCCATCAAGTCCTATTAGCAGGGAATCTTCTGGTACCATTGCAACAATCGGGGCACTACAACAAGGCGTTATGTATCTGATGATGCCCTTCGCATTCATGGTTCTTACCAAGTACCCTCGTTTGCGTCAATACTGTGGGCCTCTGGGTCTTCTCATAACAACAGCTAGTCTTACAGCTTCAGCTTTCGTGGACACTGTCGGAGGACTCATTGCAACTCAGGGTGCTTTGTACTCCATTGGCTGTGGCCTCTTGTTCAGTCCAATTTCGCATTATATGAACGAGTGGTTCGTTGAGAGGAAGGGAATGGCTCTCGGTGTTATGTGGGCAGGTAAATCGGCGACAGGTATGAACATCTTTTTCCTCGACCCTCAGATTGGTGACTAA